One window of the Cryptomeria japonica chromosome 7, Sugi_1.0, whole genome shotgun sequence genome contains the following:
- the LOC131856919 gene encoding G-type lectin S-receptor-like serine/threonine-protein kinase At2g19130 — MPNGSLNSFLFAGSQKLLEWKTRFEIALGTARALVYLHEECRDQIIHSDIKPENILLDSDFTAKIADFGLAKLVGRDFSRVLTSMRGTRGYIAPEWLAGLAITSKADVYSFGMMVLEIISGRRNVDMSVKEQTKQYFPSWAATQIQNGDMMSIVDERITEHADVEEVRRATLASLVCIAKDENERPSMAQVLLILHGKMDADTQVVMRSLQYLVNLY; from the coding sequence ATGCCCAACGGATCTCTCAATTCATTTCTCTTCGCTGGATCACAAAAGTTGTTGGAGTGGAAGACAAGATTCGAGATCGCTCTAGGCACTGCACGAGCTTTAGTTTATCTCCACGAGGAATGCAGAGATCAAATCATCCACTCCGATATAAAGCCCGAGAACATTTTGCTGGATAGCGATTTCACCGCAAAGATAGCTGATTTTGGCCTGGCAAAGTTAGTGGGAAGAGATTTCAGCAGGGTTTTGACAAGCATGAGAGGAACTCGAGGTTACATTGCTCCCGAGTGGCTCGCTGGCTTAGCAATTACTTCCAAGGCAGACGTGTATAGCTTCGGCATGATGGTGCTGGAGATAATATCGGGTCGAAGAAATGTGGACATGAGCGTGAAGGAACAGACTAAGCAGTACTTTCCTTCGTGGGCTGCAACTCAAATTCAAAATGGAGACATGATGAGTATTGTGGACGAAAGAATTACAGAGCATGCGGATGTTGAGGAGGTGAGAAGAGCTACACTTGCAAGCTTGGTATGCATTGCAAAGGATGAGAATGAGAGGCCAAGCATGGCTCAAGTTCTACTAATTCTCCATGGCAAGATGGATGCTGATACACAAGTAGTCATGAGATCTCTGCAGTATCTAGTTAACCTCTATTAG
- the LOC131856920 gene encoding G-type lectin S-receptor-like serine/threonine-protein kinase At2g19130, producing MATNSLSAWYFFLSVLYMLTLPYNCHPLTVGGDSIALGASLTGNQSIVLKNGTFELGFFCPNGTNNWYIGIWYAQMSNKTIVWVANRETPIRNKLGVLNLTTDGYLKLYDSDGRSIWSTRKNQKAIASKAMILDSGSFVMLGANNISEIVWESFLYPADTWLSGMKMWKGMKLTSWKSSLDPAPGPFSLEMDPAPSKTQFLLVYKDNITYWSTEEWVVDHFSGMPDMLNNFASETFRLPFVKISPTKMYFTYIQISKFDIVQRLVLYKTGDVRSFYRYNSSWINIWSVPKDLCFVYDICGAYGACNRNNLQFCSCLEGFKPKDKRAWFLQDWWSSGCLRSSPLYCSPINGTTDGFLQKNDISLAKEKAVSYSQYPTLPTCRSACLENCSCKAFDLTNSTPPICRMWFGDLFNVRVASNSQPVFLRMAASELQQSISNGGSNQGRVLSISLPVSTAFILVLAFLVIIFLLRRRGMLGKGGDMEGHELLSASLRTFTYKEL from the coding sequence ATGGCCACAAATAGTCTGTCTGCGTGGTATTTCTTCCTTTCAGTTCTCTATATGCTTACTCTACCTTACAATTGTCATCCCCTTACAGTTGGTGGAGACAGCATCGCTTTGGGAGCTTCTCTCACTGGAAATCAGAGCATAGTTTTAAAGAACGGCACCTTCGAATTGGGATTCTTTTGTCCAAACGGAACAAATAACTGGTACATCGGCATCTGGTATGCCCAAATGTCTAACAAGACTATCGTTTGGGTGGCTAATAGAGAGACTCCCATCAGAAACAAGCTAGGCGTTTTGAATCTAACAACTGATGGCTATCTCAAACTGTATGATTCAGATGGGCGATCAATATGGTCAACAAGAAAGAACCAGAAAGCTATAGCCTCCAAAGCTATGATATTGGATTCTGGTAGTTTTGTTATGTTGGGCGCAAACAACATTTCTGAAATTGTGTGGGAGAGTTTCTTGTATCCAGCAGACACATGGTTGTCGGGAATGAAGATGTGGAAAGGCATGAAGCTAACATCTTGGAAGAGTTCGTTGGATCCAGCACCTGGGCCCTTCTCTTTAGAAATGGATCCAGCCCCAAGCAAGACGCAGTTTTTACTGGTGTATAAGGACAATATTACTTACTGGAGCACCGAAGAGTGGGTTGTTGACCATTTCAGCGGTATGCCAGATATGTTGAATAATTTCGCATCCGAAACTTTTAGATTACCCTTTGTAAAGATTTCTCCCACAAAGATGTACTTCACGTATATTCAAATATCAAAATTTGATATTGTGCAGCGTCTAGTCCTGTACAAAACTGGAGATGTACGATCTTTCTATCGTTATAATAGCAGCTGGATTAACATCTGGTCTGTGCCAAAAGACCTGTGCTTTGTTTATGATATATGTGGGGCTTATGGAGCATGCAACAGAAACAATCTTCAATTTTGCAGCTGTCTCGAGGGCTTCAAACCCAAAGATAAGCGCGCCTGGTTTTTACAAGATTGGTGGTCAAGCGGATGCCTTCGTAGTAGCCCTCTCTACTGCTCTCCCATTAACGGCACAACTGATGGTTTCTTGCAAAAGAACGACATATCCTTAGCTAAGGAAAAAGCAGTTTCATATTCCCAATACCCAACTCTACCAACATGCAGATCTGCATGTCTGGAAAATTGCTCCTGCAAAGCCTTCGATCTCACTAACTCTACTCCTCCCATCTGTAGAATGTGGTTTGGGGATCTGTTCAATGTTCGCGTTGCATCAAACAGCCAACCCGTCTTCCTTCGCATGGCTGCGTCTGAGTTGCAACAATCCATTTCcaatggaggaagtaaccaaggtCGTGTCCTTTCAATTTCACTTCCTGTCAGCACTGCTTTCATCCTTGTTTTGGCTTTCCTTGTTATAATATTTCTTCTGAGGAGGCGTGGAATGCTGGGCAAGGGAGGAGATATGGAAGGTCATGAGCTGCTGTCTGCTTCGCTGAGAACATTCACTTACAAGGAGCTGTGA